One Streptomyces sp. NBC_00102 DNA segment encodes these proteins:
- a CDS encoding dienelactone hydrolase family protein has product MTTITTRTVQYPADGLTMVGHLALPAGIDRRPAVLVGPEGTGLSDVERQRADALAELGYVALAFDLHGGRYLENPKEMMARCMPLLADPDRMRGIGHAALDVLRTEPRTDPDRMAAVGYGTGGAVGLELGRDGVNLRAIATVNGLITGRPGEAARIRCPVWAGVGSEDPIMSPAQREAFTAEMQAAGVDWRLAVYGGALHAFHHPSVDHTVRPGVGYHPRHAQRAWRDVVDLLAECLPVTE; this is encoded by the coding sequence ATGACGACGATTACCACGCGCACGGTCCAGTACCCGGCCGACGGTCTGACGATGGTCGGGCACCTCGCGCTCCCGGCCGGTATCGACCGCCGGCCCGCGGTGCTGGTCGGACCGGAGGGCACGGGGCTCAGTGACGTCGAGCGCCAACGGGCCGATGCTCTCGCCGAGCTGGGATATGTGGCGCTGGCCTTCGACCTCCACGGCGGACGCTACTTGGAAAACCCCAAGGAGATGATGGCTCGTTGCATGCCGCTGCTCGCCGACCCCGACCGGATGCGGGGCATCGGCCACGCGGCGCTCGACGTGTTGCGCACCGAACCGCGGACCGACCCCGATCGGATGGCCGCCGTCGGCTACGGCACCGGAGGCGCCGTCGGGCTGGAACTCGGGCGCGACGGTGTCAACCTGCGCGCGATCGCGACAGTCAACGGGCTCATCACGGGCCGACCGGGCGAGGCGGCGCGCATTCGCTGCCCGGTATGGGCCGGGGTCGGGTCGGAAGACCCGATCATGTCCCCCGCGCAGCGGGAGGCGTTCACCGCCGAGATGCAGGCCGCGGGCGTCGACTGGCGCCTGGCGGTCTACGGCGGCGCCCTTCACGCCTTTCACCACCCGTCGGTCGACCACACCGTGCGCCCCGGCGTCGGCTACCACCCACGGCACGCACAGCGAGCCTGGCGCGACGTCGTCGACCTGCTCGCCGAATGTCTGCCCGTGACGGAGTGA
- a CDS encoding GntR family transcriptional regulator codes for MAEVGTVRRRDTGQSVCDALRNDVITRVFAPGDRLTEERLAARYRVSRIPVREALRTLESEGFVHSRPYGGTFVAELGDEEAEDLLGIRLLIEPFGAERAATRRTAVHLATLELLLAEAREILETGSSSGLAVLNTRFHQVLAEASGSPTMAALVAQLGYKISWVYSVELPRRAPDSWAEHEAIVEALRRRDPDAARERVADHIRRAQAAYRLRGKR; via the coding sequence ATGGCCGAAGTCGGCACGGTGCGGAGGCGGGACACGGGGCAGTCGGTGTGCGACGCCCTCAGGAACGACGTCATCACCCGGGTGTTCGCCCCGGGGGACCGGCTCACCGAGGAACGGCTGGCGGCGCGCTACCGGGTCTCGCGCATCCCCGTACGGGAAGCCCTGCGCACCCTGGAATCGGAGGGGTTCGTGCACTCGCGACCCTACGGGGGCACGTTCGTGGCCGAGTTGGGCGACGAGGAGGCGGAGGACCTGCTGGGGATCCGGCTGCTCATCGAGCCGTTCGGCGCCGAGCGCGCCGCCACCCGCCGTACCGCGGTGCATCTCGCGACGCTCGAACTGCTGCTGGCGGAGGCCCGGGAGATCCTGGAGACGGGCTCCTCGTCCGGGCTCGCGGTCCTGAACACCCGCTTCCACCAGGTGCTCGCCGAGGCCTCGGGCAGCCCGACCATGGCGGCGCTCGTCGCCCAGCTCGGATACAAGATCTCGTGGGTGTATTCAGTGGAACTCCCCAGGCGCGCCCCGGACTCCTGGGCCGAACACGAGGCCATCGTCGAGGCGTTGCGTCGGCGGGACCCGGACGCCGCCCGCGAGCGGGTGGCCGACCACATCAGACGTGCTCAGGCCGCCTACCGCCTGCGCGGCAAACGCTGA
- a CDS encoding amidase family protein has product MTSVRTSPAADPAPLPLIGPYVPWLPVAGLPEPAAGRGLSGARIAVKDVIDLAGTPTGNGHPLLLAEAVPATRHADCLGRLIDAGAVPAGKAHTDELAYSLGGTNAHYGAPANPAAPGHLCGGSSSGTAAAVAGRLADIGLGTDTAGSIRVPASYCGLYGLRPSHARADRTGISPLAPSFDTPGLLTRSLPLLRDAAAALLAGTEADDRAPVRVLAPADLWSLATGPVRAALAPALDRLVEGLDLPLDRSPLFDGLAPVPHTEARDAFKTVQAAEVWRAHGPWVTRARPAFGPHVAERLRIAAGVDGAREEAARARVSAVARWLGRRLDGAVLAIPATPTPAPAHASTSSADRDALLALTCLAGLGGLPALTVPGPRSEGLPVGLCLLTVPGGDERLIAAGMSMEPRRA; this is encoded by the coding sequence ATGACCTCCGTCCGCACCTCGCCCGCCGCGGATCCCGCTCCGCTGCCGCTGATCGGGCCGTACGTCCCCTGGCTGCCCGTGGCCGGCCTGCCCGAACCCGCCGCGGGACGAGGGCTGTCCGGTGCCCGGATCGCGGTCAAGGACGTCATCGACCTCGCGGGCACGCCCACCGGCAACGGCCACCCGCTCCTGCTCGCGGAAGCCGTACCCGCCACGCGTCACGCCGACTGCCTGGGCCGGCTGATCGACGCCGGAGCCGTCCCGGCGGGCAAGGCCCACACCGACGAACTCGCCTACAGCCTGGGCGGAACCAACGCCCACTACGGCGCACCCGCCAATCCGGCGGCGCCCGGGCATCTCTGCGGCGGCTCCTCCAGCGGGACCGCCGCGGCCGTCGCCGGACGCCTCGCCGACATCGGACTCGGCACGGACACCGCCGGTTCCATCCGGGTCCCCGCCTCCTACTGCGGCCTGTACGGGCTGCGCCCCAGCCACGCCCGCGCCGACCGGACCGGTATCAGCCCGTTGGCCCCTTCGTTCGACACCCCGGGCCTCCTCACCCGCTCGCTGCCCCTGCTGCGGGACGCCGCGGCTGCCCTGCTGGCGGGTACGGAGGCGGACGACCGGGCGCCCGTCCGGGTCCTCGCCCCGGCCGACCTCTGGTCCCTGGCGACCGGCCCGGTCCGCGCGGCGCTGGCGCCCGCCCTCGACCGGCTCGTGGAGGGACTGGACCTGCCGCTCGACCGCTCCCCGCTCTTCGACGGCCTGGCCCCGGTCCCGCACACCGAGGCACGGGACGCCTTCAAGACGGTGCAGGCCGCGGAGGTCTGGCGGGCCCACGGCCCGTGGGTGACGCGGGCCCGTCCGGCCTTCGGCCCCCACGTCGCCGAGAGGCTGCGGATCGCCGCCGGGGTGGACGGCGCCCGCGAGGAGGCCGCCCGGGCGCGCGTCTCGGCCGTCGCGCGGTGGCTCGGCCGTCGGCTGGACGGTGCCGTACTGGCGATTCCCGCCACGCCGACCCCCGCACCGGCCCACGCCTCCACGTCGTCGGCGGACCGTGACGCCCTGCTCGCGCTGACGTGCCTGGCGGGTCTGGGCGGGCTGCCTGCCCTGACCGTCCCCGGTCCCCGGTCGGAAGGACTGCCGGTGGGACTCTGCCTGTTGACCGTCCCGGGCGGGGACGAACGGCTCATCGCCGCAGGCATGTCGATGGAGCCCCGCCGCGCTTAG
- a CDS encoding non-oxidative hydroxyarylic acid decarboxylases subunit D — MNSPVICPRCAFETIGTLATSPVPGVWDLLQCGQCLYTWRTTEPARRTRRDAYPEQFKLTLADIENAIEVPAVPPLRTAG, encoded by the coding sequence GTGAACTCCCCCGTCATCTGCCCCCGTTGTGCTTTCGAGACGATCGGCACGCTCGCCACGTCGCCGGTGCCCGGCGTCTGGGACCTGCTCCAGTGCGGCCAGTGCCTGTACACCTGGCGCACCACGGAGCCGGCCCGCCGGACCCGGCGCGACGCCTATCCCGAGCAGTTCAAGCTGACCCTCGCGGACATCGAGAACGCCATCGAGGTCCCGGCGGTCCCGCCGCTGCGCACTGCCGGCTGA
- a CDS encoding AraC family transcriptional regulator, with amino-acid sequence MGRIGQPEVRDLDYTAAVGAPTGVEVVELAGLHGRSRRHGNDPYAPLRPAFHQLIAVRARPLRMAVDFVEHELPPGSWLWIRPGQVQRFGPDLVTADGTVVLFQRGFLPPATVAAAHMDPPYQQEPLLPTGTDAEALGRGLDHLAYEYGAMATLPLDSHVEVLRHLVSVLVLRLATVRGTTRRPGPVSEVFRRFHDAVERDHATTRRVEDYAAALGYSPRTLTRATRAVTGAGAKQFVDERVLLEAKRLLQHSRLPAKEVAGRLGFEDASDFTKFFRLRTGATPAAFRAQALGRGGP; translated from the coding sequence ATGGGAAGAATCGGACAACCTGAGGTCCGGGACCTCGACTACACGGCCGCGGTGGGCGCGCCCACCGGCGTCGAGGTGGTCGAGCTGGCCGGCCTCCACGGCCGCTCCCGGCGGCACGGCAACGACCCGTACGCCCCGCTGCGCCCGGCCTTCCACCAGCTGATCGCGGTCCGCGCCCGCCCTCTGCGGATGGCGGTCGACTTCGTCGAACACGAGCTGCCGCCCGGCTCCTGGCTCTGGATCCGGCCCGGCCAGGTACAGCGCTTCGGCCCGGACCTGGTGACGGCGGACGGCACGGTCGTCCTCTTCCAGCGCGGCTTCCTTCCCCCGGCCACCGTGGCCGCCGCCCACATGGACCCGCCCTACCAGCAGGAACCGCTGCTGCCCACCGGCACCGACGCGGAGGCGCTCGGCCGGGGGCTGGACCACCTCGCGTACGAGTACGGCGCGATGGCCACCCTGCCGCTCGACTCGCACGTCGAGGTGCTGCGCCACCTGGTGTCCGTGCTGGTCCTGCGGCTCGCGACGGTACGGGGCACCACACGGCGGCCCGGACCGGTGAGCGAGGTGTTCCGCCGGTTCCACGACGCGGTGGAGCGCGACCACGCGACGACCCGGCGGGTCGAGGACTACGCGGCCGCGCTCGGCTACAGCCCCCGCACCCTGACCCGGGCGACCCGGGCGGTGACGGGGGCCGGCGCCAAGCAGTTCGTGGACGAGCGGGTCCTGCTGGAGGCCAAGCGCCTCCTCCAGCACAGCCGCCTCCCGGCGAAGGAGGTCGCCGGGAGACTGGGCTTCGAGGACGCGAGCGACTTCACCAAGTTCTTCCGGCTGCGGACGGGAGCGACCCCGGCGGCGTTCCGCGCCCAGGCGCTGGGGCGCGGGGGCCCGTAA
- a CDS encoding transposase translates to MRLDRSDRRVRSGGIRRWQNSAGVPLKCGGCSQDPSQLPFPRQHLPRHHARHRFQSQPPQDGDRQVLAAIVFVATAGCAWRQLPPGFGPSGTTAHRRFAEWCRAPVWGRLQRLVLDELGARGELDWSRCAIDSVSVRGLKGSG, encoded by the coding sequence ATGAGACTGGACCGTAGTGATCGTCGGGTCCGATCGGGCGGGATTCGCCGCTGGCAGAACAGCGCGGGTGTCCCTCTGAAATGCGGTGGTTGCTCCCAAGATCCGTCACAACTCCCGTTCCCACGGCAACACCTGCCCCGGCACCACGCACGACACAGGTTCCAGAGCCAGCCCCCGCAGGATGGGGATCGGCAGGTGTTGGCCGCCATCGTGTTCGTGGCCACGGCAGGTTGCGCGTGGCGGCAACTGCCACCAGGCTTCGGGCCGTCCGGGACAACTGCGCATCGCCGTTTCGCCGAGTGGTGCAGAGCTCCCGTGTGGGGCAGGCTGCAGCGCCTGGTACTGGACGAGCTCGGCGCGCGCGGTGAGTTGGACTGGTCGCGGTGCGCGATCGACTCGGTCAGTGTCCGGGGCCTCAAAGGGAGCGGTTGA
- a CDS encoding helix-turn-helix domain-containing protein, protein MAYGQETEHRLRVRAQVVLHAARGRSNVRIAQERGLHLDTVRRWRGRFTEQGLPGLKDRQRCGRRPAFTSLQVAEAEALACWPPAESGVPLSRWSCPELNHEVIQRGIAAFVSAPTVRRRLAEDALKPWQHRSWIFITDPAFRAKAPACAGPVRPHLAGHPAPR, encoded by the coding sequence ATGGCCTACGGCCAAGAGACCGAGCACCGGCTGCGGGTGCGTGCACAGGTGGTGCTGCACGCCGCGCGCGGACGCTCCAATGTGCGTATCGCCCAGGAGAGGGGGCTGCACCTGGACACCGTGCGCCGCTGGCGTGGCCGGTTCACCGAACAGGGTTTGCCGGGGCTCAAAGACCGTCAACGCTGCGGCCGCCGACCGGCGTTCACGTCGCTGCAGGTCGCCGAGGCCGAGGCACTGGCCTGCTGGCCGCCCGCCGAGAGCGGAGTGCCGCTGTCGCGCTGGTCATGCCCGGAACTGAACCATGAAGTCATCCAGCGGGGCATCGCCGCGTTCGTGTCGGCGCCCACTGTGCGCCGCCGGCTGGCCGAGGACGCGCTCAAGCCCTGGCAGCACCGCTCCTGGATCTTCATCACCGACCCTGCCTTCCGCGCCAAAGCCCCAGCGTGTGCTGGACCTGTACGCCCGCACCTGGCAGGGCACCCCGCTCCACGCTGA
- a CDS encoding VWA domain-containing protein: MRLAARVSHLRKGQSKVVLVLSGGYRGPFEGERIWRTVRRGVRIAGALDSSPPDVWIYGADCQRLPAIKSGSLEAWIADWAVLARSPVFGKSSENGNPLARSIGEYGLFEGGSVASAMEVLRKEYEGSRVPVLVLFHVESMEGEDSRVARQLEKASGKPLFWQFFAQLDEMSWSVLDRLDDVRRERPSITNAHYNTSWDMDTSVGMDTFMQYGMIKPYARWVRSSRRRTLG, translated from the coding sequence ATGCGCTTGGCGGCTCGGGTCAGCCATCTGAGGAAGGGGCAGTCCAAGGTCGTCTTGGTGTTGTCCGGGGGGTACCGGGGGCCGTTTGAGGGGGAGCGGATCTGGCGAACGGTGCGCCGAGGCGTACGCATCGCAGGTGCCTTGGATTCGAGCCCGCCGGACGTCTGGATCTACGGGGCCGACTGTCAACGCCTCCCCGCGATCAAGAGCGGCTCTCTCGAGGCGTGGATCGCGGACTGGGCCGTCCTGGCGAGGAGCCCTGTATTCGGCAAGTCCAGTGAGAACGGCAATCCGCTGGCCCGTTCGATAGGGGAGTACGGGCTGTTCGAAGGCGGCAGTGTCGCCAGTGCGATGGAGGTGCTGCGGAAGGAGTATGAGGGCTCCCGTGTACCGGTCCTTGTGCTCTTCCACGTGGAGTCGATGGAGGGCGAGGACAGTCGTGTCGCCAGGCAGTTGGAGAAGGCGTCGGGCAAGCCGCTGTTCTGGCAGTTCTTCGCCCAGTTGGACGAGATGTCCTGGTCGGTGCTGGACCGCTTGGACGACGTGCGCCGGGAACGCCCGAGCATCACGAACGCGCACTACAACACCTCGTGGGACATGGACACATCAGTCGGCATGGACACCTTCATGCAGTACGGGATGATCAAGCCCTATGCGCGCTGGGTGAGAAGTTCACGCCGGCGGACGCTGGGGTGA
- a CDS encoding acetamidase/formamidase family protein, protein MSVLQPHDGATEGSAYLAAERGSTAWGLLPNAASRPVLTVESGAVVCLDTTSHEGILPDQGRDPVKFFAEAGIHERDILRDAVELAASDEPFDPRVQGPHVVTGPVAVRGARPGDVLEVEVLRLRRRTDYGVISNRHGRGALPGEYPVPGPDHEDGLPVPAVSLVAHVDPDGRGRLPVGDGRDIRFPLAPFLGIMGVAPATDSPVHSVPPGAHGGNLDIRLLGEGSRLFLPVQVPGAMFYAGDPHFSQGDGEVALTAFEAPLRATLRLTLHSDAPARQLASRLAGPYAETAGHYLVTGLDEDLDEAVRKATRSALAYLSERCSLPGAVALAYLSAAVDLRISQVVDRVKGVHVCLPKADLHPLLTGAAASKEPTR, encoded by the coding sequence ATGAGCGTACTTCAGCCCCACGACGGTGCGACCGAAGGTTCGGCCTACCTCGCCGCGGAACGCGGTTCGACCGCCTGGGGGTTGCTCCCCAACGCCGCTTCCCGTCCCGTACTCACGGTGGAGTCCGGCGCTGTCGTGTGCCTCGACACCACGAGCCACGAGGGCATCCTGCCGGACCAGGGGCGCGACCCGGTGAAGTTCTTCGCCGAAGCCGGGATACACGAGCGGGACATCCTCCGCGATGCCGTCGAACTAGCGGCGTCCGATGAGCCGTTCGACCCTCGGGTGCAGGGTCCCCACGTGGTCACGGGTCCGGTCGCGGTCCGCGGCGCGCGCCCCGGCGACGTTCTGGAGGTCGAGGTCCTGCGGCTGCGGCGGCGTACCGACTACGGGGTGATCAGCAACCGGCACGGCCGCGGTGCGCTGCCCGGCGAGTACCCGGTACCGGGGCCGGACCACGAGGACGGACTCCCGGTACCGGCAGTGTCCCTGGTCGCCCACGTCGACCCGGACGGCCGCGGACGGCTCCCGGTCGGCGACGGGCGCGACATCCGTTTCCCGCTCGCCCCCTTCCTCGGCATCATGGGCGTCGCTCCCGCGACGGACTCGCCCGTCCACTCCGTGCCGCCCGGCGCGCACGGCGGCAACCTGGACATACGGCTCCTGGGTGAAGGGTCGCGCCTCTTCCTGCCGGTCCAGGTGCCCGGGGCCATGTTCTACGCGGGCGACCCGCACTTCTCCCAGGGCGACGGGGAGGTCGCGCTCACCGCCTTCGAGGCCCCGCTGCGTGCCACGCTCCGGCTGACCCTCCACAGCGACGCGCCCGCCCGGCAGCTCGCGTCCCGGCTCGCCGGTCCGTACGCCGAGACCGCCGGCCATTACCTGGTGACCGGCCTGGACGAGGATCTGGACGAAGCCGTCCGCAAGGCGACCCGGTCGGCCCTCGCCTACCTGTCCGAACGCTGCTCACTGCCGGGCGCCGTGGCGCTCGCCTATCTGAGCGCGGCGGTCGACCTGCGCATATCGCAGGTGGTCGACCGGGTGAAGGGCGTCCATGTGTGCCTGCCGAAGGCTGATCTGCACCCCCTGCTCACCGGCGCAGCCGCCTCGAAGGAGCCGACCCGATGA
- a CDS encoding non-oxidative hydroxyarylic acid decarboxylases subunit C: MAYDDLRSFLATLEKEGQLLRITEEVLPEPDLAAAANATGRIGENAPALYFDNVTGFTDARIAMNVHGSWANHALALGLPKHTPVKEQVETFAARWDAFPVAPERREDAPWRENTQEGADVDLFSVLPLFRLNDGDGGFYLDKAAVVSRDPEDPDNFGKQNVGTYRIQVIGTDRLAFQPVPMHDIAQHLRKAEEKGEDLPIAITLGNDPVITVVAGMPMAYDQSEYEMAGALRGAPAPIATAPLTGFDVPWGSEVVIEGVIESRKRQIEGPFGEFTGHYSGGRRMPVIRVDRVSYRTNPVFESLYLGMPWTEVDYLVGPNTCVPLLKQLRAEFPEVRAVNAMYTHGLMVIISTAKRYGGFAKAVGMRAMTTPHGLGYVAQVILVDEDVDPFNLPQVLWSMSAKVNPKEDVVIIPNLSVLELAPAAQPAGITSKMIIDATTPVSPDVRGNFSTPAKDLPETQEWAAKLQKLIAARG, translated from the coding sequence ATGGCCTACGACGATCTGCGCAGCTTCCTCGCCACACTGGAGAAGGAGGGACAGCTCCTGCGCATCACCGAGGAGGTGCTGCCGGAACCCGATCTGGCGGCCGCCGCCAACGCGACGGGACGCATCGGCGAGAACGCCCCGGCCCTGTACTTCGACAACGTCACCGGTTTCACGGACGCCCGGATCGCGATGAACGTGCACGGCTCCTGGGCCAACCACGCTCTCGCGCTCGGGCTGCCGAAGCACACCCCGGTCAAGGAGCAGGTGGAGACGTTCGCCGCCCGCTGGGACGCGTTCCCGGTCGCCCCGGAGCGGCGCGAGGACGCGCCCTGGCGCGAGAACACCCAGGAGGGCGCGGACGTCGACCTCTTCTCCGTGCTGCCGCTGTTCCGTCTCAACGACGGTGACGGCGGGTTCTACCTGGACAAGGCCGCCGTGGTGTCCCGCGACCCGGAGGACCCGGACAACTTCGGCAAGCAGAACGTCGGTACGTACCGCATCCAGGTGATCGGGACCGACCGGCTGGCCTTCCAGCCCGTCCCGATGCACGACATCGCCCAGCACCTGCGCAAGGCGGAGGAGAAGGGCGAGGACCTGCCGATCGCGATCACCCTCGGCAACGACCCGGTGATCACCGTGGTGGCCGGTATGCCGATGGCGTACGACCAGAGCGAGTACGAGATGGCGGGCGCCCTGCGCGGGGCGCCGGCGCCCATCGCCACCGCGCCGCTGACCGGCTTCGACGTGCCGTGGGGCAGTGAGGTCGTCATCGAGGGCGTCATCGAGTCCCGCAAGCGCCAGATCGAGGGCCCGTTCGGCGAGTTCACCGGTCACTACTCGGGCGGGCGCCGTATGCCGGTCATCCGTGTGGACCGCGTCTCCTACCGCACCAACCCCGTGTTCGAGTCCCTGTACCTGGGCATGCCGTGGACCGAGGTCGACTACCTGGTCGGCCCCAACACCTGTGTGCCGCTGCTGAAGCAGCTGCGCGCCGAGTTCCCCGAGGTGCGGGCCGTCAACGCCATGTACACGCACGGGCTGATGGTCATCATCTCCACGGCCAAGCGGTACGGCGGTTTCGCCAAGGCGGTCGGCATGCGGGCGATGACGACGCCGCACGGTCTGGGTTACGTGGCCCAGGTGATCCTGGTGGACGAGGACGTCGACCCGTTCAACCTGCCGCAGGTGCTGTGGTCGATGTCGGCCAAGGTCAACCCCAAGGAAGACGTGGTCATCATTCCGAACCTGTCCGTCCTGGAGCTGGCTCCGGCCGCCCAGCCGGCCGGCATCACCAGCAAGATGATCATCGATGCGACGACGCCGGTCTCCCCCGACGTGCGCGGCAACTTCTCGACCCCGGCCAAGGACCTGCCGGAGACCCAGGAGTGGGCGGCGAAGCTCCAGAAGCTGATCGCGGCCCGCGGCTGA
- a CDS encoding dienelactone hydrolase family protein, with translation MAECAITGTSVDVPTSDGAADAWFVHPADGAPHPAVLLYMDAFGLRPHLRSMADRLAGAGYAVLVPNVFHRHGRAPVVELPDHIAGDGRAALFGRIRPMMGGLTPEVVASDADAYLTWLQARPETEDRAVGVTGYCMGARLALLTAGSHPKRVAAAAGFHGAGLATPDADSPHLLAPGITAELYFGHADNDSANPPEAQATLDQALTAAGVRHRAEVYTGASHGFTMADTDAYDERAADRHWSALLGLFARTL, from the coding sequence ATGGCCGAATGCGCCATCACCGGCACGAGCGTCGACGTCCCCACGTCCGACGGCGCCGCCGACGCCTGGTTCGTGCACCCTGCGGACGGCGCCCCGCACCCCGCCGTCCTGCTCTACATGGACGCCTTCGGTCTCCGCCCCCACCTGCGGTCGATGGCCGACCGCCTCGCCGGGGCCGGATACGCGGTGCTCGTGCCCAACGTCTTCCACCGGCACGGCCGCGCCCCGGTGGTGGAGCTCCCCGACCACATCGCCGGAGACGGCCGTGCGGCGCTGTTCGGGCGGATCCGCCCGATGATGGGCGGGCTGACGCCCGAGGTGGTGGCCTCCGACGCGGACGCCTACCTCACATGGCTTCAGGCGCGGCCCGAGACGGAGGACCGTGCGGTGGGGGTGACCGGATACTGCATGGGCGCCCGGCTCGCCCTGCTCACCGCGGGCAGTCACCCGAAGAGGGTCGCGGCGGCGGCAGGCTTCCACGGGGCGGGGCTGGCGACGCCGGACGCCGACAGCCCGCACCTCCTCGCTCCCGGAATCACCGCGGAGCTCTACTTCGGCCACGCCGACAACGACTCCGCCAACCCGCCCGAGGCGCAGGCCACCCTTGACCAGGCCCTCACCGCGGCCGGAGTACGCCACCGCGCCGAGGTCTACACCGGCGCCTCGCACGGTTTCACCATGGCCGACACGGACGCCTACGACGAGCGGGCCGCCGACCGGCACTGGAGCGCGCTCCTCGGCCTGTTCGCCCGCACCCTCTGA
- a CDS encoding non-oxidative hydroxyarylic acid decarboxylases subunit B, with translation MRLIVGMTGATGAVIGVRLLENLAELPDVETHLVLSRWARATIELETGRPVSEVNALADVVHSPDDQGATISSGSFRTDGMVIVPCSMKTLAGIRAGYAEGLVARAADVVLKERRRLVLVPRETPLSEIHLENMLALARMGVRMVPPMPAFYNHPRSVDDIVDHITARILDQFDLPAPAARRWEGMRAARAAAAQAAP, from the coding sequence GTGCGGCTGATCGTGGGCATGACCGGGGCGACGGGGGCCGTGATCGGCGTGCGGCTGCTGGAGAATCTGGCGGAGCTGCCGGACGTGGAGACCCATCTCGTCCTGTCCCGCTGGGCGCGCGCCACGATCGAGCTGGAGACCGGCCGGCCGGTCTCGGAAGTGAACGCGCTCGCGGACGTGGTGCACAGCCCCGACGACCAGGGCGCGACCATCTCCTCCGGTTCGTTCCGCACCGACGGCATGGTGATCGTGCCCTGCTCCATGAAGACGCTCGCGGGCATCCGGGCCGGTTACGCGGAGGGTCTGGTGGCCCGGGCCGCCGACGTCGTACTCAAGGAGCGGCGCAGGCTGGTCCTGGTGCCGCGCGAGACTCCGCTGAGCGAGATCCATCTCGAGAACATGCTCGCGCTGGCGCGGATGGGCGTGCGGATGGTGCCGCCGATGCCCGCCTTCTACAACCACCCCCGGTCGGTCGACGACATCGTCGACCACATCACCGCGCGGATCCTCGACCAGTTCGATCTGCCCGCCCCGGCCGCCAGGCGCTGGGAGGGCATGCGCGCCGCGCGCGCCGCCGCCGCGCAGGCCGCGCCCTGA